In the Candidatus Hydrogenedentota bacterium genome, AGCAGAGCAGCGCGAGCAACAAGCCCATGAGAAGCGTACCCCTGCTGTATTGCGCGCGACAGAGTCCCGCGCCCAAAATCGCGCCGCCCAACAAGCCCCAGATCCCGCCCTTTAAGGCGACACCGAGGAGCCCCCACGCCATGGTGTTTGGATCGCAGGCAAGCCCCAGCGTCTGACCGTAGGTCATCTCACCGCCGCAGCCCAGACCAATGGCGCCGAAGAGGGCGGCCACAGCCGCCTCATGCCGATCATGGCGCAACAGCAGGCTGAGACTCAAGGCAATAAAGGCGCCGGGAATCATCGCTGCAAAGGGGCCGCCGCCGATGAAGCCGCGCCACGCCCAGCCCAGCATGACGGCAAGGACGGGGAACACGATAAAGAGCAAACGCGAGGGCAGCGGCGTTTCTAACGAAGAGGGTACATTGAGTTGCTCAGTGGTCATCTATAGAACTCCTTAAAAAAACAGTTTCGGAATGTGGGAAGGCCGCTTCACATCAATCCTAAAAAGAAATAACTACTTATCCGTAAAAATACAAGGTAGGTTGATTCTGAATCATGCGTTGCAAATAAACCGCCAGTTCCATGGCGTGATAATCGCCCCACATAGACGATTCTCCTTGGGGAACCGCTTTGCCCGGCGGCAGATAGTCCCAGCCATTGGGTCGATGATAGATGCTGTGTAAGATGAGGCCCTGATGCGCGCTGTCCTCGCTTAAATAGGGCGCGTTGAAAAGGCTTTGCGCCGTCTTCAAGCCGCACTGTGTATAAACGGTGCCCGCATCACCCAAATAACTGCCCAGACGCAGCAAAGCCTGGGCACATATCACGGCGGCGGAACTGTCCACAGGCTCATGCGGATTATCCGGTTCCGAGGGACGATTGAGATAATCGCCGAGCTGATACAAGCCCGGCGCGCCTGTATCCCAATAAGGCACGCCGTCCGTAGGCGTGTTGTCCAAATAGAAATCAGCCATCGCCTGCGCGCCCGCCAACATTTCCTGAATAAATACTGCGCCGTCTTCAACCTCTTCCAAGGAGCGCCGATGATCGCGGAAAAATTCCAACTGCTCCACACAGCCCAGAAGCCCCCACGCCAGGCCACGGGTCCACGTAGTGAAGGGCGCATAGCCCTGCTGCGTTGCCGCACAGCGATACTGTCCGTCATTCACACTGAAAATGCTTTCATGGGCAACACGGCCGCGCACATCGTATATGTCCCGCCCTTCCCCGAAATACACATTGTATTTCAGCGTGGCGCGTATATGCTTGACCGCACGATCAAGCAGAGAAATACGCCTGTCGTTTTCGCCCAGCAGAACCTGACCCAAATGATGACCCAGCACAAGAATGCGGCAGGAACGGATCGTGTCTACAAAGAGCGACTGGGGCCCGTTAAAAGAATAGATGAAGCCGCCGCCATCGGCAGTATCGCTCCAGCGTGCTGCCTGCACCGCTGCCGACACGCGCAGCGCCAGCTCATAAAGACGCATATTCTCTTCCAAATCCTTACTGCGCCCCTCATGGGCAAGGCGCAGCAAATTACCGTAGGTAGAGATGTTGTTGAAACCGTGATCATGGACACCGTGATGGGTCAGATGGGCTGCCATTTTATTAAGCGTATCGTCGCGGCCCGACGCGAATAAGGCTTCGTCTCCTGTCCCATCAAATTGCAGCAGCCTGCAGCCATAGAGGAATCCCTGAGTCCACTCTGTCCAGCCGCGGCTTGTATATTTTCCGGCTTCTGTGAAGACAGGCGTGCCCCGCTCGCTGTCCCAATCTTCTGCCAAAGAAAATAACTTCGACTCTGCCAGGGAAAAGAAACGATCCAAAGCGGGCGTCAACGCCGCTGCTTCCAAGTCATAGCGATCAATCATGTGCCTGCTCCTTTCTCTGCGCTTCCTCATGTCGGGAGAGGGGCATTTCCCCAACACGAAAACCATCCAACACGAAACGCACGATGTTTTTATGCACGGTCTGTTCCAAGGCGCGCATGGCTGCCCACAAGAAAATCAGCGTCCAACGGAACGCTCCCGTTTCCAAAAGGCCGGCGGGCCGGAAAATCGATAGTACCAATACCAACAGCAAAAACAAAATTAAACGCCATGCTTGTCGATTAAAACGCTGCCAATATCCGCCCATACGATAGATGGTATAGTTGGCAGTTATCGATAGCACCTGCGCCGTTAACAGCAAAATTCCCACTCCGTTGAGGGACACCAGGAAGGCAAAAGAAAAGCATTTGAAAAGATGCAGCAGGGGAAACAAGGGGATGCGCTTTTTAGGCGTCACATGGTTAAACACCCAAAAGACGAGGGACAAGGCAGCCAAGATAAGCAGCCAGCCGCCAAAGTCATAGCCGTATCGGTACAGCGTTTCGGGCTCCTGCCAAAGGGCGGGACTATGAAGCATGAACAGACCCACAAGGGCGCTGCCCAGCGCCCACAGCCACGCCTTGCCCTTTGAAAAGCCGCGAAACGATGCTGCCTCGTTCGTCACCACAGGCCGTTGCTCATAATCCGTCGCCACGCGGTCATTCTCGTAATACCCAATTTCATAGATAGAGAAGAGCGACAAAAACAGCGCCGGCAGCGCAAGCGTATGCTGCCAAGAAAAGCTATAGGCAAGCCAAAGAAGCGCCAGATCTTCAAAGACAAGTTGCGTTGTGAAATAACGGCAGCCCGGATATTTCCCCTCCACCGTGTAGCGCAGCGGCACATAGAGGGAAGAGAAGGCGCGACACGGCACCATGTCCCACTGCAGGATATGGGAATCGGTAATGGCTGCCGCCACTTCAGCGTCATCGTCACTGTCTGTGATGAAAAGGGCTGACGACCACTGTTCTTTGGGCAAAACCGCTGCTAGGGCGGCGCATTTCCCAATGACCCGCAAATTCCGCCAAGGGGGCACCACGCGAGAGCACACCACCGGCACATGACCAAGTCCCGCCGCGGCAAGGAGCGGCACAATAATATGTTCGAAACCGTAACTCAGAATGATGAGCGGTTTATCGGCCGGCAGCGCCTCCAAGAGTACAGGGTTCATAGACGGGCGGCCATAACGGCGGGCGGCGCGGCGCCACAAGAAATGATTCCACGGCAGCAACAGCGTACACAGCAGGATACGGAGAAAATCACGCTGCTTATCATAAACAACCAAGCGCAGCCCTGCCAGCACACGAAGAAGCCAGTCACTGCAGGCAACCAGCAAGAATACAAGCAGGCGGGGCCGCAGACTATCCAAAAAAACTTCCGTGGAATTATCTAAAAACAAGGTCTGATCAAAATCAAGGACTACAGCACTGCAACGCTTGAAATCCAAGCCGGCAACAGCACTACTTTTTTGATGTTCCCTGTTCATGGCACTTGTTTCTATGATCCATTACGAACGCAGTGACAGCAATAGGCACAGACAGCACAGACAGCACAGACAGCACAGACAGCGCTGACCCATGACCGATGAACAACACCGGTACCA is a window encoding:
- a CDS encoding glycosyl hydrolase; translation: MIDRYDLEAAALTPALDRFFSLAESKLFSLAEDWDSERGTPVFTEAGKYTSRGWTEWTQGFLYGCRLLQFDGTGDEALFASGRDDTLNKMAAHLTHHGVHDHGFNNISTYGNLLRLAHEGRSKDLEENMRLYELALRVSAAVQAARWSDTADGGGFIYSFNGPQSLFVDTIRSCRILVLGHHLGQVLLGENDRRISLLDRAVKHIRATLKYNVYFGEGRDIYDVRGRVAHESIFSVNDGQYRCAATQQGYAPFTTWTRGLAWGLLGCVEQLEFFRDHRRSLEEVEDGAVFIQEMLAGAQAMADFYLDNTPTDGVPYWDTGAPGLYQLGDYLNRPSEPDNPHEPVDSSAAVICAQALLRLGSYLGDAGTVYTQCGLKTAQSLFNAPYLSEDSAHQGLILHSIYHRPNGWDYLPPGKAVPQGESSMWGDYHAMELAVYLQRMIQNQPTLYFYG